In the Podospora pseudocomata strain CBS 415.72m chromosome 5, whole genome shotgun sequence genome, one interval contains:
- a CDS encoding hypothetical protein (COG:S; antiSMASH:Cluster_14; EggNog:ENOG503P2IF), with amino-acid sequence MFPARLASLFGFVLIAIPAAVQGVRLDVPRVEDFVRRWNVAATVIGDYVYIDGGEINQFENGTIDEAPVYQVNSTLSIDISTSWTTSDVSIRTIGKPNAPRNAPMIWTDKEGTGGFYSWGGVFSLGRSVTGSEMWKFSADGRGGGSWSLFQDFANPEAFKILLSPERGAYANTDDKGFLIGGSVWGWTQLGFTDTQAIPGMVSFDMRTKEISNGTANDAGSNRSPFETLIGARAHFIPANTGTKSHQGLILVLGGHRSYVDRQVSLEDSPGFDFRNLSFFDPETGERYWQIATGDIPPYPRAHFCVTGFAVAGVGYDVFIFGGRNEAQQSHYDDAYILSLPGFVWTLFPTPPAGPRFFQSVFTIIFTMNPH; translated from the exons ATGTTTCCCGCTCGTTTGGCTTCTTTATTTGGGTTCGTTTTGATAGCCATCCCAGCGGCAGTTCAAGGAGTACGACTTGATGTACCTCGAGTTGAAGATTTCGTCAGGAGATGGAACGTCGCCGCCACAGTGATTGGTGATTACGTCTACATCGACGGGGGTGAGATCAATCAGTTCGAGAACGGGACAATAGACGAGGCTCCAGTTTACCAAG TGAACTCAACACTGTCCATTGACATCTCCACCTCTTGGACTACAAGCGACGTCTCTATCCGGACGATAGGAAAGCCCAACGCTCCTAGAAACGCGCCGATGATATGGACAGACAAGGAAGGAACGGGTGGATTCTACTcttggggtggtgttttctcATTGGGAAGATCTGTGACCGGGTCCGAGATGTGGAAGTTCAGCGCAGAtggcagagggggagggagctggtCACTTTTCCAGGATTTTGCAAATCCGGAGGCCTTTAAAATTTTGTTATCACCAGAGAGGGGAGCTTATGCTAACACGGACGACAAAGGCTTTCTAATTGGAGGTTCCGTTTGGGGGTGGACACAACTGGGTTTCACAGACACTCAGGCCATCCCAGGCATGGTCTCATTTGACATGCGAACTAAGGAGATCAGCAATGGCACAGCCAACGATGCGGGCTCCAACAGAAGCCCATTCGAGACACTCATTGGGGCGAGGGCTCACTTCATCCCGGCTAACACTGGCACGAAAAGCCACCAAGGGTTGATACTGGTCTTGGGGGGCCACAGGTCTTATGTCGACCGACAGGTCAGCCTCGAAGACTCGCCTGGCTTCGATTTTAGGAACTTGTCATTCTTCGACCCGGAAACAGGAGAAAGATATTGGCAAATTGCCACAGGAGATATACCGCCTTATCCCCGGGCTCACTTTTGCGTCACCGGCTTCGCTGTTGCAGGTGTTGGTTATGATGT CTTTATATTTGGAGGACGGAACGAAGCGCAGCAGAGCCACTACGATGATGCCTACATTCTCAGCCTGCCAGGCTTCGTGTGGACCCTGTTTCCAACTCCTCCGGCAGGGCCGCGATTCTTCCAGTCGGTCTTTACAATAATATTCACCATGAATCCGCACTGA
- a CDS encoding hypothetical protein (EggNog:ENOG503NWXD; COG:G), with translation MAVRLYPGGDVKANLTDSESLRTPSLVRGETKSPSLQPPPHQQPPAPPRLGQADFPEGGARAWLTVSGASACLFVSFGWVNCAGIFQSHYQANQLSNYTPSEISWISALQIFFMIFSGIWVGRIFDSHGPAALLLVGSFMHVFGMMMISLSTTYYQILLSQAICSAVGASMVFFPAFTCVSTWFLKKRGAAMGLVVCGSSIGGVIFPVMLINLIPKVGFPWAIRTCAFLVLALLIWANFTVRTRIPPVKRPFEFKAFLAPLRELPFALLTAGIFFFYWGMFVPFTFIVVEALAGGMSENLASYLVPILNGASIIGRTIPNAMADKLGHFNVMIVMAAFTSVLILAVWLPSSGDAAIITFAVLFGIGSGAGIGLTPVLIASISPIQQIGARTGTAFSIASIAALTGSPIGGAILTSANGAFQSTKIFGGVACAVGTLLFIAARVALVGVKPKKF, from the exons ATGGCTGTCCGATTATACCCGGGGGGTGACGTGAAAGCCAACCTCACAGACAGCGAAAGCCTCAGAACCCCATCCCTAGTTCGTGGCGAGACCAAGTCGCCATCAttacaaccaccaccccaccaacaaccacctgcacctccaaGACTGGGTCAAGCTGACTTCCCAGAAGGCGGCGCCCGCGCCTGGCTGACTGTCAGCGGTGCATCAGCCTGTCTGTTTGTCTCGTTTGGCTGGGTCAACTGCGCTGGTATTTTCCAGTCGCATTACCAGGCCAATCAGCTCAGCAACTACACACCATCGGAGATCTCATGGATTTCCGCGCTGCAGATATTTTTCATGATATTTTCTGGAATCTGGGTGGGGAGAATCTTTGACAGCCATGGCCCAGCGGCTTTGCTTCTTGTGGGGAGTTTTATGCATGTgtttgggatgatgatgatcagtTTGTCGACGACGTATTATCAGATTCTTCTCAGTCAGGCAATATGCTCGGCGGTTGGGGCGTCGATGGTGTTTTTCCCCGCTTTTACTTGC GTCTCGACATGGTTTCTCAAGAAACGCGGTGCAGCAATGGGTCTTGTCGTCTGTGGCTCCTCCATCGGCGGTGTCATCTTCCCTGTCATGTtgatcaacctcatccccaaAGTCGGATTCCCCTGGGCAATCAGAACATGCGCCTTTCTCGTCCTAGCCCTCCTCATCTGGGCCAATTTCACAGTCCGTACGCGTATCCCACCGGTGAAGCGTCCCTTTGAGTTCAAGGCCTTCCTCGCACCTTTGAGAGAGCTTCCATTTGCTTTATTGACTGCCGGAATTTTCTTCTTTTATTGGGGCATGTTTGTCCCGTTCACCTtcattgttgttgaagctctTGCGGGTGGCATGTCAGAGAATCTCGCCAGCTATCTTGTGCCCATTTTGAATGGTGCTAG CATCATCGGCCGAACAATACCTAACGCCATGGCGGACAAGCTTGGCCATTTCAACGTCATGATTGTCATGGCGGCCTTCACCAGcgttctcatcctcgctgtATGGTTACCTTCCTCAGGCGACGCGGCCATCATCACGTTTGCCGTGCTGTTTGGCATCGGTTCAGGTGCTGGCATTGGTCTTACTCCCGTGTTGATTGCTTCCATATCCCCCATCCAACAGATCGGTGCCCGCACCGGCACAGCTTTCAGCATTGCTTCGATTGCGGCGTTGACTGGGTCGCCAATCGGTGGTGCTATCCTGACATCTGCAAACGGTGCGTTTCAAAGCACAAAGATTTTCGGTGGTGTTGCCTGTGCCGTGGGTACTTTGCTGTTTATTGCTGCACGGGTTGCTTTGGTGGGCGTAAAGCCCAAGAAGTTCTGA
- a CDS encoding hypothetical protein (EggNog:ENOG503PQYK) encodes MQLTKPTVTLVGLFTAAIQAAPTVPETGVAPPSADSGYTEVSDGVWYKNKTDFFKGDSFCNSDYEYWNKTSENSPLVLDCWHMYNNIKEPGNWVGAGGHKKLISKDSCAYTTWAEHNGLLYTLGNEDLRLTIKKAIQKFGTLFPGEKDYKIGAYGKLRCQALVINWEISQNS; translated from the exons atgcaGCTCACCAAGCCCACCGTCACCCTTGTTGGCCTCTTCACAGCCGCCATTCAGGCCGCCCCCACCGTCCCCGAGACTGGGGTTGCCCCTCCCTCTGCCGACTCTGGCTACACCGAAGTCAGCGACGGTGTCTGGTACAAAAACAAGACCGACTTTTTCAAGGGCGACAGCTTCTGCAACTCTGATTATGAATACTGGAACAAAACTTCGGAGAATTCCCCTTTAGTCCTTGACTGCTGGCACATGtacaacaacatcaaggaACCAGGCAATTG GGTCGGCGCCGGGGGCCACAAAAAGCTCATCAGCAAGGACTCGTGTGCGTATACGACGTGGGCCGAACACAACGGTCTATTATACACGCTCGGCAATGAGGACCTCCGCCTCACGATCAAGAAGGCGATTCAGAAGTTTGGCACTCTGTTCCCTGGCGAGAAGGACTACAAGATCGGGGCTTATGGCAAGCTGCGTTGCCAGGCGCTTGTGATCAATTGGGAGATTTCTCAGAACTCGTGA
- a CDS encoding hypothetical protein (EggNog:ENOG503NVV2; COG:S) — MKGDLQVVRRWQLRGMVENSYPGGGTFLEGFSWTLSRYGMISRNRVPWNHYYTTVHEWTEYCRDTLICGEGPIERNEIVDTYILDAVKTFNFQRKLFYTTNGLVGPGPKGMRNGDIIAVFLGFDAPVILRNAGDGKYRFIGESMVYGLHDATALLGPLPVGWSVQVLLDQNGHQNAYRYYNFNTKRTTDDDPRLGQLPPQWERVGNDRTPDDPYYSERFRNITTGDLVNFDPRMSEEALQQSGLNLTTFALL; from the exons ATGAAGGGGGACCTGCAGGTTGTGAGAAGGTGGCAGCTCCGCGGCATGGTTGAGAATTCCTATCCTGGCGGCGGAACATTTCTGGAAGGGTTTTCCTGGACCCTGAGTCGTTATGGCATGATATCCAGAAACAGGGTGCCGTGGAATCATTACTATACAACAGTTCATGAGTGGACAGAGTATTGCCGCGACACTCTCATATGCGGAGAGGGGCCTATCGAAAGGAATGAGATTGTTGACACTTATATCCTTGACGCAGTCAAGACCTTTAATTTCCAGAGAAAACTCTTCTACACAACGAATGGTCTAGTAGGGCCAGGTCCCAAGGGGATGAGAAATG GAGACATCATCGCTGTCTTCCTGGGCTTCGATGCCCCTGTGATACTACGTAATGCCGGAGATGGAAAGTATCGCTTTATTGGCGAGTCCATGGTGTATGGATTACATGATGCAACAGCTCTCCTCGGACCACTCCCAGTAGGCTGGTCTGTGCAAGTACTACTCGACCAAAATGGACACCAGAACGCGTATCGATACTACAACTTCAATACCAAGCGCACAACAGATGATGATCCACGCCTGGGTCAACTGCCACCACAATGGGAGCGGGTCGGCAACGATCGAACGCCCGACGACCCGTATTATTCCGAGAGATTCAGAAATATTACCACTGGTGACCTGGTTAATTTTGATCCAAGGATGTCGGAGGAAGCACTACAACAGAGCGGTCTCAATCTCACAACATTTGCTTTGTTGTAG
- a CDS encoding hypothetical protein (EggNog:ENOG50KOG1001; COG:K; COG:L), protein MISAVVTAMSCTESYARHVKPGVITHYKCHGPDRRLNPSNLPSVVISTYGTVSTETTRAKSILRQIHWYRIVLDEAHIIRNWSTKQFRAMNSLSFHIRWCMTRTPVQNGVGDIGSLVRFLRVPVMGDVTNFRKHILDKTKLTSLESSSHDFDNLRLLLSSICLRRNTSVLQLPGVKYECRGPHFSAVEKEAHTKLILACQKAID, encoded by the exons ATGATCTCTGCCGTCGTCACGGCCATGTCATGCACCGAGAGCTATGCAAG GCATGTCAAACCTGGCGTCATCACCCACTACAAGTGTCATGGGCCTGACAGGCGGCTGAATCCGTCCAATTTGCCATCAGTGGTAATATCGACATACGGAACAGTGAGCACAGAGACCACACGCGCCAAGAGTATTTTGAGACAGATACACTGGTATCGGATAGTTCTGGACGAAG CACACATCATACGTAACTGGTCCACCAAGCAGTTCCGGGCCATGAACAGCCTATCATTCCATATTCGATGGTGCATGACCCGCACCCCGGTGCAGAATGGCGTTGGCGATATCGGGTCACTAGTTCGGTTTCTTCGTGTCCCAGTAATGGGAGACGTCACCAACTTCCGGAAGCACATCCTAGACAAGACCAAACTCACCTCTCTCGAGTCATCAAGCCATGACTTTGACAACCTGCGCCTTCTCCTATCTTCTATCTGCCTGAGACGAAACACCTCTGTCCTACAACTGCCAGGGGTCAAATACGAATGCCGAGGGCCGCACTTCAGTGCggtggaaaaggaggcaCATACCAAGCTCATTCTCGCTTGCCAGAAAGCCATTGATTAG
- a CDS encoding hypothetical protein (COG:A; EggNog:ENOG503NZGA) has protein sequence MKFLDLVENLLKKHDIAFRRVDGSRSKNDRRASLYDFRTKDVPVLLMTFRTGSMGLNDLNMARRVQILEQQWNPSVENQAIGRVSRFGQTREMTVIRYVMKKSIEEQPPTSQPSFLPTDFPGFSFSGAAVRKRAAHDFRFPQTPSHIDPAAFAMHDKDQWRIAEALGHWQEGGV, from the exons ATGAAAtttcttgaccttgtcgaGAACCTCCTCAAGAAACACGATATCGCCTTTCGACGCGTCGACGGCTCGAGATCAAAGAACGACAGGAGGGCTTCGCTGTACGACTTTCGAACGAAAGATGTGCCGGTGCTCTTGATGACATTCAGAACGGGATCGATGGG GCTCAACGACCTGAACATGGCGCGCCGCGTCCAAATCCTCGAACAGCAATGGAACCCGTCTGTCGAGAACCAAGCTATCGGTCGCGTGTCGCGGTTCGGCCAGACGAGAGAGATGACGGTGATTCGATatgtgatgaagaagagtaTCGAAGAG CAACCACCGACCTCCCAACCGTCATTCCTCCCCACCGACTTCCCCGGATTTTCCTTCAGCGGAGCAGCAGTTAGAAAGCGGGCCGCGCACGATTTCCGATTTCCCCAGACGCCAAGTCACATCGACCCCGCAGCTTTCGCGATGCATGACAAGGATCAGTGGAGGATTGCCGAGGCTCTAGGACATTggcaggagggaggggtttga
- a CDS encoding hypothetical protein (EggNog:ENOG503P9T8; COG:S), which translates to MMVSSTATVPILLAAASGVLALVPTPVLQHNGRSEITPGPSCGEFPCGSELAAIPSCAIPCIESAGLGLGCATADYGCQCDNLDALQGAAVNCVIDGCGGFDNAIPVVYSAVAMCRCVGSNSPLPTPCPSTTTTSEEPVITEAPCGDFPCSAELEAIPSCAIPCIENSGEKFGCGRTEYGCQCQNLDAIQGDAVLCVIDACGGFDNAIPVVYSAVAMCQCVARNTPLPTACPTTSTVGITSTAETSTEETSAVETSTVETSTVETSTVETTAVETSTTETSTVEASSTPTSDCPEESTTLDISTPSTPSITTPSIVTTTTAVICHTPCAGQASAIPVCATACIESAGGAVGCERGDHNCQCASSDAIQATAVNCVLGACGGIPGAVKVVESVAAMCGCVSASRLSSCETTTKTITVGDGNDGGFVTTPAGGSQPGSGFVSVTKTGGGGGGPVETSQPADGGDGDGGDGDGGDGDGGDGDGNGDSDGGDGDDGGDGGDGSGDDDEPQGPTTTTSRPPVVTAGASFNTRFSGASGFSGLLMMLAAFV; encoded by the coding sequence ATGATGGTATCTTCTACCGCAACTGTGCCCATTctcttggcagcagcaagcggCGTCCTCGCTCTTGTTCCCACTCCCGTTCTTCAGCACAATGGCCGATCCGAAATCACACCCGGTCCGTCCTGCGGCGAGTTCCCCTGCGGCTCAGAACTAGCAGCCATCCCCAGCTGTGCCATCCCTTGTATCGAATCAGCGGGCTTGGGTCTAGGCTGCGCGACGGCCGACTACGGATGCCAGTGTGACAACCTCGACGCCCTTCAAGGAGCTGCAGTCAACTGTGTCATCGACGGCTGTGGTGGTTTCGACAATGCTATCCCGGTGGTGTACTCTGCTGTGGCCATGTGCCGGTGTGTGGGCTCCAACAGCCCCCTGCCTACACCCTGCCCatcgaccaccaccacaagcgAGGAGCCAGTCATCACCGAGGCTCCCTGCGGTGACTTCCCTTGCTCCGCCGAGCTTGAAGCCATTCCCAGCTGTGCTATACCATGCATTGAGAACTCGGGCGAGAAGTTTGGTTGCGGCAGGACAGAATACGGCTGCCAATGCCAGAACCTAGATGCCATCCAAGGCGATGCCGTACTGTGCGTTATCGATGCTTGTGGTGGCTTCGACAATGCTATTCCCGTCGTGTACTCTGCCGTGGCCATGTGTCAGTGTGTAGCGAGAAACACGCCGCTGCCGACTGCTTGCCCGACGACGAGCACTGTGGGGATTACGTCGACAGCTGAGACGTCGACTGAGGAAACCAGCGCCGTTGAGACCTCCACCGTCGAGACCAGCACCGTTGAAACCTCCACCGTCGAGACCACCGCTGTAGAGacatccaccaccgagacCTCGACGGTCGAggcatcctccaccccgacgTCTGACTGCCCCGAAGAATCGACCACCTTGGACATCTCTACACCGTCTacaccctccatcaccacaccctctatcgtcaccaccaccacagcagtAATCTGCCACACCCCCTGCGCTGGCCAAGCATCCGCCATTCCCGTCTGCGCAACGGCCTGCATCGAGTCCGCCGGTGGTGCCGTCGGCTGCGAAAGGGGTGACCACAATTGCCAGTGCGCGTCGAGCGATGCCATTCAGGCGACTGCTGTCAACTGTGTGCTTGGGGCTTGTGGGGGTATTCCTGGAGCGGTGAAGGTTGTTGAGTCGGTTGCTGCTATGTGCGGGTGTGTTAGTGCTAGCCGGCTGAGTTCTTGTGAGACGACTACGAAGACGATTACGGTTGGGGATGGTAatgatggggggtttgtAACTACTCCTGCTGGGGGGAGTCAGCCTGGGAGTGGGTTTGTGAGTGTTACTAAgactgggggtggtggtggagggccGGTTGAGACGTCTCAGCCtgcagatggtggtgatggagacggtggtgatggagatggtggtgatggagatggtggtgatggagatgggaatggggacagtgatggaggtgatggcgatgatggtggtgacggtggtgatggatccGGAGATGACGACGAGCCCCAAGGCCctacaacaaccacctcacgACCACCTGTCGTCACCGCAGGCGCCTCTTTTAATACTCGTTTTAGTGGCGCTTCAGGCTTCAGTGGTCTcctgatgatgttggcagcTTTTGTGTAA